From the Niveibacterium microcysteis genome, the window GAGAACCTGTTCACTTCGGTGAATCGAAATTGATCGATCGCCTGCGTTGCGCAGTCGGATCGACTGCTTCGGATTAGCGGTCGCGACAAAATCCACCGAAAGAGCCGGAAAGGTCAGCTCCGCAACCACGGGGATCTCGCCGAACAAACCCGATCGCGGCTTAAGCCTTAGAGTGGGGTCGCCAACGATCACATAGCTGTCAATCGCCGCCGAGAACTTCTTGATCTCACCAAGGGTCAGTCCGCTGCCTAGTAAGCGCACGGACATTGGCGCAGCCCCCCGGCCCGTGACCAGCACTACTGAGCTAAAGGCTCGCACCGCCAAGGATTGCCCAAGAAACAAGGCGTTCCCAGCAAAGTAGTTCTGATCTGAGAAATCGGCGTTCGAGCAGGAAACGAAGTCCAATAGCAAACCGTTGTACGGCGTGCGCACCAGGTCTGCTGACGTGAAGTCAGTCCATGAATTGGCTTCTACCGCTGACTGCGCCTGCGAAGTTCCATGCGTGTTCACATACGTGTATGTCACTGGCGCCTGGATTGCTTGGCGCCAGATCTGGCGCTGAGTTGCCATCTCGTCGTTCCAGATCGAACTCAACGCTTCTGATGGCGGCGCAACAAAGAGACGGCTCGCGCGGTACATCGCCTCGGCATCCTTCTGCTGCACCTCAGCTCGGAAGGAGCTGTCGGTCGGGAAGCTGTCTCGATGGGCCGAGTTCATGTAGAGCATACGAGGCTCATAGGACTTTGTGCCGATCCGATACGCGTGATTGCGGTCGAGGTATCGGCGCAACTGTTCGACGCGTTCGTCCTGAGCCCCCCCTTTGGGGGGAGTAAGTCGGCCAGTCCAGATGTCGCGGCTTCGCGCGTCGCTCGCCACATCCAACAGCAACGACGCGACCCCATCTCCATCTAGGTCGAAGGTTCGGTCGAACACCCCATTGTTGTTTGCGTCGACCCAATACCTATCGTTCAGTACCTCATAGTATGAATCGGTCAGAAATGGCGACACGTTGGGAAACCCTGCATAGTCGCCAAATAGAACAGCCGGGATGTCGCCAATCAGAACTGCGCCTTGAAGCCCATGCCCACTCCGCAGCGCCTGCAGGGACCTACGGATCGACTGCGCCGAATCACCGTCCTGCACGGTCAAAGTGCGAACGCATGTGCCAAGGTCTGCGGAGATGTCGGCCCCCAAACGCGTCAGTTCGCTTGCAAGTGGAATGCCAAACTTCTGATCAACAACCAACGCAACACTGCGCTCATCAGCAGCGCCGCAAACAGGTGACGAAGCGACCAACGATACGACCGGCAAACGCGCTGTCGTCGTAGCGGGCGCATCCGGCGTTGGGGCAGGGCCACTAACCGGTGGCGACTGCGCCACTGGAGGTTCGGGCGTAGCCGTATCTCCGCCCCCCCAACGCTGCCGCTGCCGCCACCGCCGCAACCAGCCAGAGTGAGCGCCACTAACAGAATGCCGAGTTGGCTGCTTCGTGATTGCGCTCTTTCAGATTGATTCATCTCTTCCGTCCATTAGCGAGATCAGCCAGCGACCTTATGATCGCCGCCTTGCGATCATACCGACCACGCTGATAGACCCGAGTGCGTGCGTTTGAAGGCGTGCGCAATATTGGGCGGTCGATGACATTTCCAGCACACATCCGCTTACATCTGCTTTCCGCCCCTGGCCGCATGAGCCAAGCCCCTGTCTCGGTACGACAAAGGGGATTGCGGCACCGTTCCGTACGATGCGTCTTACCAGAACGGAGCGCGGCTTCAGAGAATCACGAGTCCTCCACCGCGCGGGATTTATGAGAGACGAAAGGAACAAACATGAAGACCCAACTGATCATCGCTGCAGCGGCTGCTACTTTTGCTGGTGGTGCCATGGCCGCAGACCAAGGCTTCTACGTTGGCGGCAATGTGGGTGCCTCGACGGCCGACGTGAGCGGCGCTGGCGAACTCAAGGACACGCCGAGCACCTGGGGGGTGTATGGCGGCTACGACTTCACCCGCAACTTCGCCGTCGAGATGGGCTATCAGGATCTCGGCAAGACCAAGGCCGCGGGCCTCGAATCCAAGAACGAAGCGATCTCGGTGGACCTGGTCGGCAAGTATCCGGTGACGGAACGCTTCGATGTCTATGGCAAGGTCGGTCTGGCCTACATGGATCGCGACCTGACCGGCGCCGGCTACGACGAGAGCAAGTCGGGCACCGCGGCCAAGGTGGGCTTCGGTGGTGAGTTCAAGGCAACACAGAACGTCGGCATCCGCGCCGAGGTGGCGCACTACGCCGGCGGCCCGAAGTTTGAAACCACCAACGCAAGCTTCGACAGCAATCAGACGATCTTCACGATGGGCGTGAACTACAAGTTCTGATGCCACCGGGCAGCACATCTTGAAACGCATCGGGCGGTCTTCGGACCGCCCTTTGTCATTTGTGTAAACGCGTGCAGTCGGCACCGCCGGGCAGTGAATCTCCCCCTAGAATGTGGGGACTATTCCTTCAGGCGACCGACCATGCAGGACACCTGGCTGAGCAGCGTGATGCTGCTGGTACATACCGCCCTCGCCGACCGCGGGCTTGATGCGGACGGGATTGCCGCAAGTGCAGGTATCGACCCGGCGCTGCTGCGCGACCCCAACACACGTATCCCGCTCGTGCCGGCAGCACAATTCTGGGAAGCCGCTGTGCGTGCGGTGGATGGGGATCCATGCTTCGGCCTCGACGTCGCCGAACGGCTCAACCCCACGACGCTGCATGCCGTCGGCTTCGCGTGGCTGGCGAGCGCGAGCCTGCGCGAAGCCGGGCGCCGCCTCGTGCGCTACTTCCGCATCGTCAGCTCGGTGGACGAAGTCGAGATCCGCGCGGAAGCCGGGCGCACCTGGCTGGTGTTCAATACCGAAGATGGCTTCACGCTACCGCGCAGCTACGACGCGCGCATGGCCTCACTGGTGCGGCTGTGTCGCGCGATCGCAGGGCCCGACTTCAAGCCTGCTGCGGTTCGCCTGCGCCATCCACGCAATGCAGCCGCCGACCGGATGCGCGCGCTGTACGGCGTTGAGCCCGAATTCGGCGCCAGCGAATACGCCATCGCGATTGACGACGAAGAACTCGATCGCCCGCTCCCGAGCGGCAACGCTGAGCTGGCGCTGTCGGCCGAAAACATCGCGTCCGAATACCTCGCCCGCCACGCCAAGGACGACATCCTTGCGCGCGCACGCCGCGCGTTGATCGAGCTGCTTCCGTCGGGCGGTGTGAGCCGTGGCGTGATCGCGCAGAAGTTACTGTTGTCCGAGCGCACCTTGCAGCGGCGCCTGGCCGACCAGGGTTTCACCTTCGCGAGTCTGCTCGAAAGCCTGCGCCAGGAACTGGCCTATGACTACCTGCGCACCGGCACGCACTCGATCAACGAGATCGCCTACCTGCTCGGCTTTGCCGAAATCGCGAGCTTCACGCGCGCCTTCCGCCGCTGGAGCGGCGTCGCGCCGTCCACTTGGCGCGACGCGCAGTTCGGTGGTGTCGCCGCCTGAGCGGGCACGGGCTCACACGCCCGACCGCCCAGACTGCGAAATCAGCGTCAGGTGGGTAATCAACTCACGCTGATAGGGTGACAGGGTCTGCTCGCGACGGAAGCACAGCTTCATCTCGCGGCTGCCCCAGGCATCGTTGAGTTCGACGACCGCCAAAGGTACGGCGGCGGCTACGGCCGCCGAATGCGGCACCACCGCCACACCCACCCCCGCGCTGACCATGCGGCACACCGCATCGAAGGCGCGCACCTGGGCACGGATGCGTGGCCGCCGACCTGCCTCACGGGCACGATCAAGCAAGAAGCCGTGGATTGCGCTGTCGGCCGACAGGCTGACGTAGTTTTCGGCGAGCGTGTCCGCGTAGTTCAACCGCCCGCGGCTCGCGAACGGATGCTGCGGACTGCAGATCAGCACCAGCCGATCTGCACGGTAGGGCAGGAAGGCCAGTTCCGGCCCGCCCACCTCGCCGGCAACGATGCCAACATCCGCGGCGCCGGACACCACCGCACTGACGATCGCGGGGCTGGAATGCTCCTCCAGCAGTACGTCGACCTGCGGTTGTGCGGCCAGAAAACCGGCCAGATCCTGCGGCAGGCTGCCGCCGATTGCATTGGTGTTGGCGAACAGGCGCACCACGCCAGCCACGCCGCGCGCAAACGTACCGAGTTCCGCATCAAGCAGGGCGACTTCAGACAGGACGCGCCTCGCATGGCGCAGCATCGCCTCGCCAGCCGGTGTGAGCGCCACACCGCGTGGCCGTCGCTCAAACAGCGGCGCGCCGGCCGCATCTTCGAGCCGCCGTATGCGCGCCGAGGCGCTGGCCGGAGCCAGGTGCACCCGCTCTGCGCCCTGCGTCAGGTTGCCGGTTGCGGCGATCGCGCCAAACAGCTGAAGGTCGGTCAGGTCGTATCGCATGTCGCTTGCGTTCGTCAAAAGCGAATGATTACTTCGGAAAATACCGATTGTCCATACGGCACGGAATCGACTCCAATTGACATCCAGTCAATTTGGCGCAATTTGCCCCGACCCTTTCGTGTTCCGAAATTCCGAAACCACTGGCTTCTGGCTCGCGATCCTCGCCGCGCTTGGCTTCTCCGCCAAGGCGATCTTCGTGAAGCTGGCCTTCCCGTACGGTGTTAGCCCGCTCGCGCTGCTTGCGCTGCGCATGGCTTTCGCCGCGCCGGTATTCGGATTCATCGCCTTGCGCAGTTCGCGCAATGCCGCGCCGCTCTCGGCCGGCGACTGGGTTGCGCTCACGGCACTTGGCCTGCTCGGCTACTACGGGGCGTCGCTGCTGGACTTCATGGGCCTGCGCTACATCTCGGCCGGCCTCGAACGCCTGATCCTGTTCACCTACCCGACGATCACGATGCTGATCGCAGTATTCGTGTTCAGCCGCAGCTTCTCGCTGCGTGACATCGGCGCGCTTGCGCTCACCTGGCTCGGCATTGCGCTGGCCTTCGCGCACGACCTGCAGCTGTCGGCCGATGCGGCCGCGGTCGCGATGGGCGGCGCGCTCGTGTTCGCCTCGGCGGTGTGCTATGCGCTCTACCTGACCGGCTGCGGCGAAATGGTGTCGCGCCTGGGCAGCCGGCGCTTTACGGCACTCGCGATGTGCGTATCGACGGCCACCACCTTCCTGCATTTCGGCGTGACGCAGCCCATTGAGAGCCTTGCCCAGCCAATGCCGGTGATCTGGCTGGCGCTCGCGATGGCGGTGTTTTCGACAGTGCTGCCGGTCTTCATGCTGAGCGCAGCGATCCGCGAACTGGGCGCCACGCGTACGGCGATGCTCGGCAGTGTCGGCCCGGTCCTGACGATCGGCCTCGGCGCGATCTTCCTGAATGAACCCCTGTCGGCCGCGCAATTGGCCGGCACCGTGCTGGTCGTGCTGGGCGTGTCACTCGCCAGCCGCCCCGCCACCAAGAAACATGAGGCCCCCGCAGCGCTCAAGCGTGCGCGAGTCTAGTACCGGTGTTTCCTCCCTCAGGTCTCGTACCTTGAGTTCGGCGCGACGTTCCGACGTCGCGTTTTTTTTGGTCGCGTGGCTGTAAGTAGGCGCTCGACCGCCGATGCTAGACTGGCTTTCACCCGTCAACCAACGCGGACACCCCGCCATGCAACATACCGAATTCGCCAGCGACAACACATCGGGGATCTGCCCCGAGGCGATGGAGGCCCTGCTCGCCGCCAACAGCGGCACGCTCGCCTCTTACGGCAACGACGAATGGACGCGCCGCGCCTGCGACGCGATCCGCGCGACCTTTGAAACCGACTGCGAAGTCTTCTTCGTGTTCAACGGCACCGCGGCCAACTCGCTGGCGCTCGCCTCGCTGTGCCAGAGCTACCACAGCATCGTGTGCCACAAGCTCGCACACGTTGAAACCGACGAATGCGGCGGGCCCGAGTTCTTCTCGAATGGCACCAAACTGCTGCTCGCCGGCGGCGCCGACGGCAAGCTCGACGCCCGCGGCATCGAGAAACTCGTCGCCGCCCGCACCGACATCCACTACCCCAAGCCGCGCGCGGTCACCATCACGCAATCGACCGAAGTCGGCACCGTGTATTCGCTCGACGAGGTGCGCGCGATCGGTGCCGCCTGCAAGGAGATGAACCTCTCCCTGCACATGGACGGCGCCCGCTTTGCCAATGCCGTAGCCAGCCTCGGCGTGAGTCCAGCCGACCTGACCTGGCGCGCCGGCGTCGATGTGCTGTCGTTTGGCGGCACCAAGATGGGCATGCCGGTCGGCGAGGCGGTGGTGTTTTTCGATCACGAACTCGCGCGCGATTTCGCCTACCGCTGCAAGCAGGCCGGCCAACTGGCCTCGAAGATGCGCTTTCTGGCCGCACCGTGGGTCGGCATGCTTGCGGACGATGCCTGGCTCGCCCGCGCCAGCCACGCCAACGCGATGGCGCGCCGCCTCGGCAACGCGCTCGCGCGCTTGCCCGGTGTGGCGCCGCTGTTCCCGGTGCAAGCCAACGCGGTATTCGTCAGCATGCCGCAGCAAGCGGCTGATGCATTGAAGGACAAGGGCTGGGCCTTCTACAGCTTCATCGGCGCCGGCGGCGCACGCTTCGTGTGCTCCTGGGCGACGCAGCCGGAGCAAGTCGATGCGCTGGTGGCGGATGTGAGGGCCTGCCTGGGCTGACACAGCGCGACTGACCGGCCGACGCTCGCCGCCGGCCACTTGGCACTGCGCTTGCATCGCCCCCCGCATCACCACAGTCGGGGGGCCGTGCCATGAAGTCGCCGATCCAGTCCTATCTCGAAACGCTGCACCGCCAGTTGGCGGCTTTACGCGGCGGCGAGGTGGCAAGCTACATCCCGGAGCTGACGAAGGCCAACCCGGACTGGTTCGGCATTTGCCTTGTCACCGTGGATGGCGTGGCTTACAGCGTCGGCGATGCGGCGCAGCCCTTCACGATCCAGTCGATCTCGAAACCCTTCGTCTACGCCACGGCGCTGGCCGATCGCGGGCTCGCCTACGTGTCGCAACGAGTTGGCGTGGAACCAAGCGGTGACGCGTTCAATTCGATCAGCCTGCATC encodes:
- a CDS encoding porin family protein codes for the protein MKTQLIIAAAAATFAGGAMAADQGFYVGGNVGASTADVSGAGELKDTPSTWGVYGGYDFTRNFAVEMGYQDLGKTKAAGLESKNEAISVDLVGKYPVTERFDVYGKVGLAYMDRDLTGAGYDESKSGTAAKVGFGGEFKATQNVGIRAEVAHYAGGPKFETTNASFDSNQTIFTMGVNYKF
- a CDS encoding AraC family transcriptional regulator encodes the protein MQDTWLSSVMLLVHTALADRGLDADGIAASAGIDPALLRDPNTRIPLVPAAQFWEAAVRAVDGDPCFGLDVAERLNPTTLHAVGFAWLASASLREAGRRLVRYFRIVSSVDEVEIRAEAGRTWLVFNTEDGFTLPRSYDARMASLVRLCRAIAGPDFKPAAVRLRHPRNAAADRMRALYGVEPEFGASEYAIAIDDEELDRPLPSGNAELALSAENIASEYLARHAKDDILARARRALIELLPSGGVSRGVIAQKLLLSERTLQRRLADQGFTFASLLESLRQELAYDYLRTGTHSINEIAYLLGFAEIASFTRAFRRWSGVAPSTWRDAQFGGVAA
- a CDS encoding LysR family transcriptional regulator, encoding MRYDLTDLQLFGAIAATGNLTQGAERVHLAPASASARIRRLEDAAGAPLFERRPRGVALTPAGEAMLRHARRVLSEVALLDAELGTFARGVAGVVRLFANTNAIGGSLPQDLAGFLAAQPQVDVLLEEHSSPAIVSAVVSGAADVGIVAGEVGGPELAFLPYRADRLVLICSPQHPFASRGRLNYADTLAENYVSLSADSAIHGFLLDRAREAGRRPRIRAQVRAFDAVCRMVSAGVGVAVVPHSAAVAAAVPLAVVELNDAWGSREMKLCFRREQTLSPYQRELITHLTLISQSGRSGV
- a CDS encoding DMT family transporter, producing the protein MFRNSETTGFWLAILAALGFSAKAIFVKLAFPYGVSPLALLALRMAFAAPVFGFIALRSSRNAAPLSAGDWVALTALGLLGYYGASLLDFMGLRYISAGLERLILFTYPTITMLIAVFVFSRSFSLRDIGALALTWLGIALAFAHDLQLSADAAAVAMGGALVFASAVCYALYLTGCGEMVSRLGSRRFTALAMCVSTATTFLHFGVTQPIESLAQPMPVIWLALAMAVFSTVLPVFMLSAAIRELGATRTAMLGSVGPVLTIGLGAIFLNEPLSAAQLAGTVLVVLGVSLASRPATKKHEAPAALKRARV
- a CDS encoding threonine aldolase family protein — translated: MQHTEFASDNTSGICPEAMEALLAANSGTLASYGNDEWTRRACDAIRATFETDCEVFFVFNGTAANSLALASLCQSYHSIVCHKLAHVETDECGGPEFFSNGTKLLLAGGADGKLDARGIEKLVAARTDIHYPKPRAVTITQSTEVGTVYSLDEVRAIGAACKEMNLSLHMDGARFANAVASLGVSPADLTWRAGVDVLSFGGTKMGMPVGEAVVFFDHELARDFAYRCKQAGQLASKMRFLAAPWVGMLADDAWLARASHANAMARRLGNALARLPGVAPLFPVQANAVFVSMPQQAADALKDKGWAFYSFIGAGGARFVCSWATQPEQVDALVADVRACLG